From a region of the Lactuca sativa cultivar Salinas chromosome 4, Lsat_Salinas_v11, whole genome shotgun sequence genome:
- the LOC128133289 gene encoding 30S ribosomal protein S2, chloroplastic-like gives MTRRYWNINLEEMMEAGVHFGHGTRKWNPKMAPYISAKRKGIHITNLTRTARFLLEACDLVFDAASRGKQFLIVGTKNKEADSVEWAAIRARCHYVNKKWLGGMLTNWSTTETRLHKFRDLRTEQKTGGLDRLPKRDAAMLKRQLSHLQTYLGGIKYMTGLPDIVIIVDQHEEYTALQECITLGIPTICLIDTNCDPDLADISIPANDDAISSIRLILNKLVFAICEGRSGYIRNL, from the coding sequence ATGACAAGAAGATATTGGAACATTAATTTAGAAGAGATGATGGAAGCAGGAGTTCATTTTGGCCATGGTACTAGGAAATGGAATCCTAAAATGGCACCTTATATCTCTGCAAAACGTAAAGGTATTCATATTACAAATCTTACTAGAACTGCTCGTTTTTTATTAGAAGCTTGTGATTTGGTTTTTGATGCAGCAAGCAGAGGAAAACAATTCTTAATTGTTGGCACTAAAAATAAAGAAGCTGATTCAGTAGAATGGGCTGCAATAAGGGCTCGGTGTCATTATGTTAATAAAAAATGGCTCGGTGGTATGTTAACGAATTGGTCCACTACAGAAACAAGACTTCATAAGTTTAGAGACTTGAGAACCGAACAAAAAACAGGGGGGCTCGACCGTCTTCCGAAAAGAGATGCGGCTATGTTGAAAAGACAATTATCTCATTTGCAAACATATCTGGGTGGGATTAAATATATGACAGGGTTACCCGATATTGTAATCATCGTTGATCAGCACGAAGAATATACGGCCCTTCAAGAATGTATCACGTTGGGAATTCCAACAATTTGTTTAATCGACACAAATTGTGACCCCGATCTCGCAGATATTTCGATTCCAGCCAATGATGACGCTATATCTTCAATCCGATTAATTCTTAACAAATTAGTATTTGCAATTTGTGAAGGCCGTTCTGGCTATATAAGAAATCTGTGA
- the LOC128133288 gene encoding ATP synthase subunit a, chloroplastic-like yields the protein MNVLSCSINTLNGLYDISGVEVGQHFYWKIGGFQVHGQVLITSWVVIAILLASATLAVRNPQTIPTSGQNFFEYVPEFIRDVSKTQIGEEYGPWVPFIGTMFLFIFVSNWSGALLPWKIIQLPHGELAAPTNDINTTVALALLTSVAYFYAGLSKKGLGYFGKYIQPTPILLPINILEDFTKPLSLSFRLFGNILADELVVVVLVSLVPSVVPIPVMFLGLFTSGIQALIFATLAVAYIGESMEGHH from the coding sequence ATGAATGTTCTATCATGTTCCATCAACACACTAAATGGGTTATACGATATATCCGGTGTGGAAGTAGGCCAACATTTTTATTGGAAAATCGGGGGTTTCCAAGTCCACGGCCAAGTACTTATTACTTCTTGGGTTGTAATTGCTATCTTATTAGCTTCAGCCACTCTAGCCGTTCGGAACCCACAAACCATTCCGACCAGCGGTCAGAATTTCTTCGAATATGTCCCTGAATTTATTCGAGATGTGAGTAAAACTCAAATTGGAGAAGAATATGGTCCTTGGGTTCCTTTTATTGGAActatgtttctatttatttttgtttctaattgGTCAGGCGCCCTTTTACCTTGGAAAATCATACAATTACCTCATGGGGAGTTAGCCGCCCCCACGAATGATATAAATACTACTGTTGCTTTGGCTTTACTCACATCAGTGGCATATTTCTATGCGGGTCTTAGCAAAAAAGGATTAGGTTATTTCGGTAAATATATTCAACCAACTCCAATTCTTTTACCTATTAACATCTTAGAAGATTTCACAAAGCCCCTATCACTTAGTTTTCGACTTTTCGGAAATATATTAGCCGATGAATTAGTAGTTGTTGTTCTTGTTTCTTTAGTACCTTCAGTGGTTCCTATCCCTGTCATGTTCCTTGGATTATTTACAAGTGGTATTCAAGCTCTTATTTTTGCAACTTTAGCTGTGGCTTATATAGGTGAATCCATGGAGGGCCACCATTGA
- the LOC128133290 gene encoding ATP synthase subunit b, chloroplastic-like has protein sequence MKNVTDSFVSLGHWPSAGSFGFNTDILATNLINLSVVLGVLIFFGKGVYNLLSLSDLLDNRKQRILNTIRNSEELREGAIEQLEKARACLRKVEIEADQFRVNGYSEIEREKLNLIDSTYKTLEQLENFKNETINFEQQKASNQVRQWVFQQALQGALGTLNSCLNSELHLRTISANIGILGAMKEITD, from the exons ATGAAAAATGTAACCGATTCTTTCGTTTCTTTGGGCCACTGGCCATCCGCCGGGAGTTTCGGGTTTAATACCGATATTTTAGCAACAAATCTAATAAATCTAAGTGTAGTGCTTGGGGTCTTGATCTTTTTTGGAAAGGGAGTGT ATAATCTACTTTCATTAAGTGATTTATTAGATAATCGAAAACAGAGAATCTTGAATACTATTAGAAATTCAGAAGAATTGCGCGAGGGGGCCATCGAACAGCTGGAAAAAGCCCGGGCTTGCTTACGGAAAGTAGAAATAGAAGCAGATCAGTTTCGCGTGAATGGATACTCTGAGATAGAGCGAGAAAAATTGAATTTGATTGATTCAACTTATAAGACTTTGGAACAActagaaaatttcaaaaatgaaACTATAAATTTTGAACAACAAAAAGCGAGTAATCAAGTCCGACAATGGGTTTTCCAACAAGCCTTACAAGGAGCTCTAGGAACTCTGAATAGTTGTTTAAACAGCGAGTTACATTTACGTACTATCAGTGCCAATATTGGCATATTGGGGGCGATGAAAGAAATAACGGATTAG
- the LOC128133287 gene encoding ATP synthase subunit alpha, chloroplastic-like: protein MVTIQADEISNIIRERIEQYNREVKIVNTGTVLQVGDGIARIHGLDEVMAGELVEFEEGTIGIALNLESTNVGVVLMGDGLLIQEGSFVKATGRIAQIPVSEAYLGRVINALAKPIDGRGEISSSEYRLIESPAPGIISRRSVYEPLQTGIIAIDSMIPIGRGQRELIIGDRQTGKTAVATYTILNQQGKNVICVYVAISQKASSVAQVVTNFQERGAMEYTIVVAETADSPATLQYLAPYTGAALAEYFMYRERHTSIIYDDPSKQAQAYRQMSLLLRRPPGREAYPGDVFYLHSRLLERAAKLSSLLGEGSMTALPIVETQSGDVSAYIPTNVISITDGQIFLSTDLFNVGIRPAINVGISVSRVGSATQIKAMKQVAGKLKLELAQFAELEAFAQFASDLDKATQNQLARGQRLRELLKQSQSAPLGVEEQVLTIYTGTNGYLDSLEIGQVRKFLVELCTYLKTNKPQFQEIISSTKTFTEEAEAILKEAIKEQRERFILQEQAA, encoded by the coding sequence ATGGTAACCATTCAAGCCGACGAAATTAGTAATATTATCCGTGAACGTATTGAGCAATATAATAGAGAAGTAAAGATTGTAAATACCGGTACCGTACTTCAAGTAGGTGATGGCATTGCTCGTATTCATGGTCTTGATGAAGTAATGGCGGGTGAATTAGTAGAATTTGAAGAGGGTACAATAGGCATTGCTCTTAATTTGGAATCAACTAATGTTGGTGTTGTATTAATGGGTGATGGTTTGCTGATACAAGAAGGGAGTTTTGTAAAAGCAACAGGAAGAATTGCTCAGATACCAGTGAGTGAGGCCTATTTGGGTCGTGTTATAAACGCGCTGGCTAAACCTATTGATGGTAGAGGTGAAATTTCATCTTCtgaatataggttaattgaatcGCCCGCTCCAGGGATTATTTCTCGACGTTCTGTATATGAGCCTCTTCAAACAGGGATTATTGCTATTGATTCAATGATTCCGATAGGACGTGGTCAGCGCGAATTAATTATTGGGGACAGGCAGACCGGTAAAACAGCAGTAGCAACATATACAATTCTAAATCAACAAGGCAAAAATGTAATATGCGTTTATGTAGCTATTAGTCAAAAAGCATCTTCTGTGGCTCAGGTAGTGACTAATTTCCAGGAAAGGGGCGCGATGGAATATACCATTGTGGTAGCCGAAACGGCGGATTCCCCTGCTACATTACAATACCTCGCTCCTTATACAGGAGCAGCTCTGGCTGAATATTTTATGTACCGTGAACGACACACTTCAATCATTTATGATGATCCCTCTAAACAAGCCCAAGCTTATCGCCAAATGTCTCTTCTATTACGAAGACCGCCTGGGCGCGAAGCTTATCCAGGGGATGTTTTTTATTTACATTCACGCCTTTTGGAAAGAGCTGCTAAATTAAGTTCTCTTTTAGGTGAAGGAAGTATGACCGCTTTACCAATAGTGGAAACCCAATCGGGAGATGTTTCGGCTTATATTCCTACTAATGTCATTTCGATTACTGATGGACAAATATTCTTATCTACTGATCTATTCAATGTTGGAATCCGACCCGCTATTAATGTGGGGATCTCTGTTTCCAGAGTGGGGTCTGCAACTCAAATTAAAGCTATGAAACAAGTAGCCGGTAAATTAAAATTGGAACTAGCACAATTCGCAGAATTAGAAGCTTTTGCACAATTTGCTTCTGATCTCGATAAAGCTACTCAGAATCAATTGGCAAGAGGTCAACGCTTACGTGAATTGCTTAAACAATCCCAATCCGCCCCTCTCGGGGTAGAAGAACAGGTACTGACTATTTATACCGGAACAAATGGTTATCTTGATTCATTAGAAATTGGACAGGTAAGGAAATTTCTTGTTGAGTTATGTACTTACTTAAAAACCAATAAACCgcagtttcaagaaataatatcttctaccaagacattcACCGAGGAAGCAGAAGCCATTTTGAAAGAAGCTATTAAGGAACAGAGGGAACGTTTTATACTTCAGGAACAAGCAGCCTAA